In Phaeobacter piscinae, one genomic interval encodes:
- a CDS encoding ROK family transcriptional regulator, whose protein sequence is MEQEQARSLTGGVNQTGVRVFNERLILSLLQRNGAMPGSALARGTGLSPQTVSVILRKLETDGLLRRGETQRGRVGKPSVPMGLNPDGLFSYGLKIGRRSVEVLLMDVCGAVRQQLRLRYPYPTPAVVFDFLRDSMRQIEAALPPELHPRICGIGVAAPFQLWTWHAQINAPAEALADWQTVDFTSEIARFSALPVHVVNDATAACRAEHMYGRGKAYRDYAYFFVGAFIGGGVVLNHRVLEGNQGNAGALGSLSMLGPDGQEAKLLDLASIHLLEQRLRDAGKDPGQLWQLPMHWSGFDAEVTPWLDQAADAIARASLATCAVMDFEAVLIDGALPDTIRAALVDRTRTALAALDARGLILPRIECGAIGPNARAIGAASGPIISQYLLDTNSVFNAAL, encoded by the coding sequence ATGGAACAAGAGCAAGCCAGATCCCTGACCGGCGGTGTCAATCAGACCGGTGTCCGCGTGTTCAACGAACGGCTGATCCTGTCTCTTCTGCAGCGCAACGGGGCGATGCCCGGCAGCGCGTTGGCGCGGGGGACAGGCCTGTCGCCACAGACTGTCTCCGTCATCCTGCGCAAGCTGGAAACCGATGGGCTGCTCAGGCGTGGCGAGACCCAGCGCGGCCGGGTTGGCAAGCCGTCGGTGCCCATGGGTCTCAATCCTGACGGCCTCTTCTCCTACGGGCTGAAGATCGGCCGCCGCAGCGTCGAGGTGCTGTTGATGGATGTCTGCGGTGCGGTGCGCCAGCAGCTGCGGCTGCGCTACCCCTACCCCACGCCCGCGGTGGTCTTTGACTTCCTGCGTGACAGCATGCGCCAGATCGAGGCGGCACTGCCGCCAGAGCTGCACCCGCGCATCTGCGGCATCGGCGTTGCTGCCCCCTTCCAGCTCTGGACCTGGCATGCCCAGATCAACGCCCCCGCAGAGGCACTAGCCGACTGGCAGACGGTTGATTTCACATCTGAAATTGCGCGCTTTAGTGCCCTGCCCGTGCATGTGGTCAATGACGCCACCGCCGCCTGCCGCGCCGAACATATGTATGGCCGGGGCAAGGCCTATCGCGACTACGCCTATTTTTTCGTCGGCGCCTTCATCGGTGGCGGCGTGGTGCTGAATCACCGGGTGCTGGAGGGCAATCAAGGCAACGCCGGCGCGCTTGGCTCCCTGTCGATGCTTGGCCCCGACGGGCAGGAGGCAAAGCTCCTGGACCTTGCCTCCATCCACCTCCTCGAACAGCGCCTGCGCGATGCGGGCAAGGATCCCGGCCAGCTCTGGCAGCTGCCGATGCATTGGTCCGGATTTGACGCCGAGGTCACCCCCTGGCTGGATCAGGCCGCAGACGCCATCGCCCGCGCCAGCCTCGCGACCTGCGCGGTGATGGATTTCGAAGCGGTACTGATCGACGGCGCCCTGCCCGACACCATCCGCGCGGCTCTGGTCGACCGCACCCGCACCGCTTTGGCGGCTCTTGACGCCCGCGGTCTGATCCTGCCCCGCATCGAATGCGGCGCCATCGGCCCCAACGCCCGCGCCATCGGCGCCGCCAGCGGCCCGATCATCTCCCAATATCTTCTGGACACCAATTCCGTCTTCAACGCCGCCCTGTGA
- a CDS encoding GNAT family N-acetyltransferase has product MTNHPDLTLRVADMADASSLAALSLEVWIGTYLREGVSGFFADYALAELTTARFAETLADPQEHVIVSQNRVGIDGYVRISRGRPGPTPGCSDVEITTLYVQPRHHGRGIGAALLRAGLAHCAEEGVARVWLASNAENTPAKAFYLSQGFERVGETQFVINDQSYLNDVFARNCPG; this is encoded by the coding sequence TTGACCAACCACCCAGATCTTACTCTGCGGGTTGCAGATATGGCGGATGCGTCCAGCCTGGCGGCGCTGTCGCTGGAGGTCTGGATCGGGACCTATCTGCGCGAGGGGGTGAGCGGGTTCTTCGCCGATTATGCGCTGGCGGAGCTGACGACCGCGCGGTTTGCCGAGACGCTTGCTGATCCGCAGGAGCATGTCATTGTCTCGCAGAACCGGGTTGGCATTGATGGCTATGTCCGCATCAGTCGCGGGCGTCCGGGGCCGACACCGGGCTGTTCGGACGTGGAGATCACGACGCTGTATGTGCAGCCACGCCACCATGGGCGGGGCATTGGGGCTGCACTGCTGCGCGCGGGTCTGGCCCATTGTGCGGAGGAGGGCGTGGCGCGTGTCTGGCTGGCCAGCAATGCCGAAAACACCCCGGCCAAGGCGTTCTACCTATCACAGGGGTTTGAGCGGGTTGGGGAGACACAGTTTGTCATCAACGATCAATCGTATCTGAACGACGTCTTTGCGCGCAACTGTCCGGGGTGA
- a CDS encoding ABC transporter permease, which produces MTTPQSYEAAASGSPEAVADFDQGEASFISRLQHLLHVTPSLVPLIVLVLSVIVFGLLLGSKFFSPFALTLILQQVGIVGIVACAQSLVILTAGIDLSVGAIMVLSSVVMGQFTFRYGLPVEVAVASGLICGTLCGFINGWLVARMKLPPFIVTLGMWQIVLATNFLYSANETIRSQTIAAEAPLLQLFGEKIKIGGAVFTYGVIFMVVLVLLLAYVLRHTAWGRHVYAVGDDPEAAELSGVKVNRVLISVYMLSGLICAFAGWAMIGRIGSVSPTSGQLANIESITAVVIGGISLFGGRGSILGTFFGALIVGVFTLGLRLLGADAQWTYLLIGLLIIAAVAVDQWIRKVSV; this is translated from the coding sequence ATGACCACGCCCCAAAGCTATGAAGCGGCGGCCAGCGGCAGCCCCGAGGCCGTTGCGGATTTTGACCAGGGAGAGGCCTCCTTTATCAGCCGATTGCAGCATCTTCTGCATGTGACGCCATCGCTGGTGCCGCTGATTGTGCTGGTGCTGTCGGTGATCGTGTTTGGGCTGCTGCTGGGGAGTAAGTTTTTCTCCCCCTTTGCGCTCACGCTGATCCTGCAACAGGTCGGTATTGTCGGCATCGTGGCCTGTGCGCAGTCGCTGGTGATCCTGACGGCGGGGATCGACCTGTCGGTGGGCGCCATCATGGTGCTGAGTTCGGTGGTGATGGGTCAATTCACATTTCGCTACGGGTTGCCGGTTGAGGTGGCGGTGGCCTCTGGCCTGATCTGCGGCACGCTTTGCGGATTTATCAACGGCTGGCTGGTGGCGCGGATGAAGCTGCCGCCGTTCATCGTGACGCTGGGCATGTGGCAGATCGTGCTGGCGACGAATTTCCTCTATTCCGCCAATGAGACCATTCGCAGCCAGACCATCGCCGCCGAGGCGCCGCTGTTGCAGCTGTTTGGCGAGAAGATCAAAATCGGCGGCGCGGTGTTCACCTATGGGGTGATCTTCATGGTGGTTCTGGTGCTGTTGCTGGCCTATGTGCTGCGCCACACGGCCTGGGGGCGGCATGTCTATGCGGTGGGCGACGACCCGGAGGCCGCGGAGCTGTCGGGAGTCAAGGTCAACCGCGTGCTGATCTCGGTCTATATGCTGTCGGGGCTGATCTGCGCCTTTGCCGGTTGGGCGATGATCGGGCGGATCGGATCGGTGTCGCCGACTTCGGGCCAGCTGGCGAATATCGAGAGCATCACAGCGGTGGTGATTGGGGGGATCTCGCTGTTTGGCGGGCGCGGGTCGATCCTTGGGACGTTTTTCGGGGCGCTGATTGTCGGGGTCTTTACCCTTGGGCTGCGCCTGTTGGGGGCGGATGCACAGTGGACCTATCTGCTGATTGGCCTTCTCATTATTGCGGCGGTGGCCGTGGATCAATGGATCAGAAAGGTGTCTGTCTGA
- the xdhA gene encoding xanthine dehydrogenase small subunit codes for MTITFRLNGEEVALTEVSPTATLLDWLREDRGLTGTKEGCNEGDCGACTVMVTDDHGAKPLNACILFLPQLHGKSIRTVEGAAGPDGQLHPVQEAMITHHGSQCGFCTPGFIMSMVTAHKNGAQDHDDQLAGNLCRCTGYAPIIRAAEAAAEAPIPDWIHSEDAINLSETGGDVTSLRPTSADALAAAYAARPEATLIAGATDVGLWVTKQLRDLPDVIFLDGCEDLKQITKQPDGSLRIGAMVDMNRLRSALAARHPSFGEMLRRFASQQVRAAATIGGNIANGSPIGDNPPALIALGATLHLRCGDTRRSLPLEEFFIDYGKQDRQPGEFVEAITLPALPEGQTDALRVYKLSKRFDQDISAVLGAFNLTVEDGQITAARIAFGGMAGVPKRASHVEAALIGQPLSAATLATARGEFARDFTPMSDMRASADYRLEAAANMLARYFDDLGQPTTPTHVLEVK; via the coding sequence ATGACAATCACCTTTCGGCTGAACGGTGAAGAGGTCGCGCTGACGGAGGTTTCTCCGACGGCGACACTGCTGGACTGGCTGCGCGAGGATCGCGGCCTCACCGGCACCAAGGAAGGCTGTAACGAGGGCGACTGCGGCGCCTGCACTGTGATGGTCACCGATGACCACGGCGCCAAGCCGCTCAACGCCTGCATATTGTTCCTGCCGCAACTGCACGGCAAGTCCATCCGCACCGTCGAAGGGGCCGCAGGCCCCGATGGCCAGCTGCACCCCGTCCAAGAGGCGATGATCACCCACCACGGCAGCCAATGCGGTTTCTGCACCCCGGGGTTCATCATGTCGATGGTGACCGCGCATAAGAACGGCGCGCAGGATCACGATGACCAACTGGCAGGCAATCTCTGCCGCTGCACCGGCTATGCCCCGATCATCCGCGCCGCTGAGGCCGCCGCTGAGGCGCCGATCCCCGACTGGATCCACAGCGAAGACGCGATCAACCTCTCCGAAACAGGCGGTGATGTCACGTCCTTGCGCCCCACCTCCGCCGACGCGCTGGCCGCCGCCTATGCCGCGCGGCCCGAGGCGACGCTGATTGCGGGCGCCACGGATGTTGGGCTCTGGGTGACCAAACAGCTGCGCGATCTGCCGGATGTGATCTTCCTTGATGGTTGCGAGGATCTGAAGCAGATCACCAAGCAGCCCGACGGCAGCCTGCGCATTGGTGCGATGGTCGACATGAACCGCCTGCGCAGCGCGCTTGCCGCGCGCCATCCGTCTTTTGGCGAAATGCTGCGCCGCTTTGCCAGCCAGCAGGTGCGCGCCGCCGCCACCATTGGCGGCAATATCGCCAATGGCTCCCCCATCGGGGACAATCCGCCTGCGCTGATCGCCCTTGGCGCGACACTGCACCTGCGCTGTGGGGATACCCGCCGCAGCCTGCCGCTTGAAGAATTCTTCATCGACTACGGCAAGCAGGACCGCCAGCCCGGCGAATTTGTTGAGGCGATCACCCTGCCTGCACTCCCGGAGGGTCAAACTGATGCCCTGCGTGTCTATAAGCTCTCCAAACGGTTCGATCAGGATATCTCTGCCGTTCTGGGCGCCTTCAACCTGACCGTTGAGGACGGCCAGATCACCGCGGCCCGCATCGCCTTTGGCGGCATGGCAGGCGTGCCCAAGCGCGCCAGCCATGTGGAGGCCGCGCTGATTGGCCAGCCCCTGTCAGCTGCCACGCTCGCCACCGCGCGGGGCGAATTTGCCCGCGACTTCACCCCGATGAGCGATATGCGCGCCTCTGCCGACTATCGGCTGGAGGCGGCGGCAAATATGCTCGCTCGCTATTTTGACGATCTGGGCCAGCCGACCACCCCCACCCATGTGCTGGAGGTGAAGTGA
- a CDS encoding ATP-binding cassette domain-containing protein, whose translation MEPILKARGLVKRYGRVTALDHCDFDLMPGEILAVIGDNGAGKSSLIKAISGAVIPDAGEVWLEGRKVAFQSPIDAREEGIETVYQTLAMSPALSIADNMFMGRELRKPGWRGNLLRQLDRARMEQVARDKLNELGLATIQNINQAVETLSGGQRQGVAVARAAAFGSKVIILDEPTAALGVKESRRVLELIQDVKSRGIPIILISHNMPHVFEVADRIHVHRLGKRLCVIDPKQHSMSDAVAYMTGAQVPSEDLTAA comes from the coding sequence ATGGAACCTATTTTGAAAGCCCGCGGTCTGGTGAAGCGTTACGGGCGTGTGACGGCGCTGGACCATTGCGATTTTGATCTGATGCCGGGAGAGATCCTTGCGGTGATCGGTGACAATGGGGCCGGGAAATCCTCGCTGATCAAGGCGATTTCCGGCGCGGTGATCCCGGATGCGGGGGAGGTCTGGTTGGAGGGGCGCAAGGTGGCGTTCCAATCGCCGATTGATGCGCGTGAAGAGGGGATCGAGACGGTTTATCAGACGCTTGCAATGTCGCCTGCGCTGTCGATTGCCGACAATATGTTCATGGGGCGTGAGCTGCGCAAACCCGGTTGGCGGGGCAATCTGCTGCGGCAGCTGGATCGCGCCCGCATGGAGCAGGTCGCCCGTGACAAGCTGAACGAGCTGGGCTTGGCGACGATCCAGAACATCAATCAGGCGGTGGAAACCCTGTCGGGCGGTCAGCGTCAGGGCGTAGCCGTGGCGCGGGCGGCGGCCTTTGGTTCCAAGGTGATCATTCTGGATGAGCCAACGGCGGCGCTGGGTGTCAAGGAGAGCCGCCGGGTGCTGGAGTTGATCCAGGACGTAAAATCACGTGGCATTCCGATCATCCTGATCAGCCACAATATGCCCCATGTGTTTGAGGTTGCGGATCGCATCCATGTGCACCGGCTGGGCAAGCGGCTCTGCGTGATTGATCCCAAACAGCACAGCATGTCGGATGCGGTGGCGTATATGACCGGCGCGCAGGTGCCGTCCGAGGATCTGACGGCGGCATGA
- the dnaE gene encoding DNA polymerase III subunit alpha: MTNAPRFIHLRTHTEYSLLEGALRLKKLPDLCKKHEMPAIAVTDTNNLFAALEFSVGASGAGVQPIMGCQVDLRFTEPAPGERPKPPAPLVLLAQSETGYEHLMKLNSCLYMREGSELAHVTLEELAAHSEDVICLSGGPDGPVGRLLQMGQRPAAEALMQRLKEMFPDRLYVELQRHPGEHGQPEAEQATERGHVEMAYAMDLPLVATNDVYFPNTEMYEAHDAMICIAEGAYVDQAEPRRRLTAQHYFKSQEEMVALFADLPEAIENTVEIAKRCAFMAYRRDPILPKFADDEVAELRRIANEGLQQRLAVIPHAVSVEEYQERLDFELGIIEGMGFPGYFLIVADFIQWAKDHDIPVGPGRGSGAGSLVAYALTITDLDPLRYSLLFERFLNPERVSMPDFDIDFCMDRREEVIKYVQEKYGRDKVGQIITFGALLSKAAVRDMGRVLQMPYGQVDRLSKLIPVEGVKPMSIVDSLREEPRLREEAENEEVVDRLLKYGMQVEGLLRSAGTHAAGVVIGDRPLDALVPLYRDPRSDMPATQFNMKWVEQAGLVKFDFLGLKTLTVIQNAMDLIFQSGRDLHVAADGTQLYDPPEGAENQINAIPLDDTVTYDLYSRAKTVAVFQVESTGMMDALKRMKPTCIEDIVALVALYRPGPMENIPVYCEVKNGLRKIQSVHPLIDHILEETQGIIVYQEQVMQIAQVMANYTLGGADLLRRAMGKKIKEAMDAERPKFEKGAAENGVPAKKASEVFDLLEKFANYGFNKSHAAAYAVVSYQTGWLKANHPVEFMAGVMNCDIHLTDKLAIYFEEVKKGLRLPYVPPCVNRSEATFNVVKGELVYALGALKNVGVEAMRLVTAARRESGEDKPFATLFDFARRVDLKKVGKRPLEMLARAGGFDQLDPNRRRVFESLGALVDYSSAVHDQRNSSQVSLFGEAGEDLPEPRLPGTPDWLPAERLSEEFKAIGFYLSGHPLDDYMPALKRKDVMTLDEVTAKAERGPFMAKMAGVVAGRQERKSARGNRFAFAQLSDTSGGYEVTLFSEVLEKSREFLETGAKVVITAEATMESDQLKLLVRSVGPVDAAIADAGRSSLRVYISQASAVATVAQVLEDAKSAARNAARGEVYMYLQDPGLPGDVEMDLGQPFPINPQIKGALKSLDGVMDVEEI, from the coding sequence ATGACAAATGCTCCCCGATTCATTCATCTGCGCACCCATACCGAATATTCGCTCTTGGAAGGCGCGCTGCGGCTGAAGAAGCTGCCGGATCTCTGTAAAAAACACGAGATGCCCGCGATTGCGGTGACCGACACCAACAACCTGTTTGCCGCACTGGAATTTTCCGTTGGGGCCAGCGGGGCCGGGGTGCAACCGATCATGGGGTGTCAGGTGGATCTGCGGTTCACTGAGCCGGCCCCCGGGGAGCGGCCAAAACCGCCCGCTCCGCTGGTGCTGCTGGCGCAGAGCGAGACCGGCTATGAGCATCTGATGAAGCTGAATTCCTGTCTTTACATGCGCGAAGGCAGTGAGCTGGCGCATGTGACGCTGGAGGAGCTTGCGGCGCATTCTGAAGATGTGATCTGCCTCAGCGGCGGGCCGGACGGGCCGGTGGGGCGGCTGTTGCAGATGGGGCAGCGTCCGGCGGCTGAAGCATTGATGCAGCGGCTGAAAGAGATGTTCCCGGATCGTCTGTATGTGGAGTTGCAGCGTCATCCCGGAGAGCATGGCCAACCAGAGGCGGAGCAGGCGACCGAGCGCGGCCATGTGGAAATGGCCTATGCCATGGATCTGCCGTTGGTTGCCACCAATGACGTCTATTTCCCGAACACAGAAATGTATGAGGCCCATGACGCGATGATCTGCATCGCTGAGGGCGCCTATGTCGATCAGGCCGAACCACGGCGGCGTCTGACGGCGCAGCATTACTTCAAGAGCCAGGAAGAGATGGTGGCGCTGTTTGCCGATCTGCCCGAAGCGATTGAGAACACGGTGGAGATTGCCAAACGCTGCGCCTTCATGGCGTATCGGCGCGATCCGATCCTGCCGAAGTTTGCCGATGACGAGGTTGCAGAGTTGCGCCGCATCGCCAATGAAGGCCTGCAGCAGCGGCTGGCGGTGATCCCCCATGCGGTGAGCGTCGAGGAATACCAAGAGCGGCTTGATTTCGAGCTGGGCATCATCGAGGGGATGGGGTTCCCGGGCTACTTCCTGATTGTTGCCGACTTCATCCAATGGGCCAAGGATCACGATATACCGGTGGGGCCGGGGCGGGGCTCCGGTGCGGGCTCCTTGGTGGCCTATGCGCTGACGATTACCGACCTTGATCCGCTGCGCTATTCGCTGCTGTTTGAACGCTTTCTGAACCCGGAACGGGTGTCGATGCCGGACTTCGACATCGACTTCTGCATGGATCGCCGGGAGGAGGTGATCAAATACGTGCAGGAGAAATATGGCCGCGATAAAGTTGGGCAGATCATCACCTTTGGTGCGCTGTTGTCGAAGGCGGCGGTGCGCGACATGGGGCGGGTGTTGCAAATGCCCTATGGCCAGGTGGACCGGCTGTCGAAGCTGATCCCGGTCGAGGGCGTGAAGCCGATGTCTATCGTGGACAGTCTACGCGAAGAGCCGCGGCTGCGCGAGGAGGCGGAGAACGAAGAGGTTGTCGACCGGCTGCTGAAATACGGCATGCAGGTTGAGGGACTGTTGCGATCAGCGGGCACCCACGCGGCGGGTGTGGTGATTGGCGATCGACCGCTGGATGCGCTGGTGCCGCTTTACCGCGATCCGCGCTCGGACATGCCCGCGACCCAGTTCAACATGAAATGGGTGGAGCAGGCAGGGCTGGTCAAATTCGACTTCCTTGGCCTAAAGACGCTGACCGTCATTCAGAACGCGATGGATCTGATTTTCCAGTCGGGCCGTGATCTGCATGTGGCCGCCGATGGCACCCAGCTTTATGATCCGCCGGAGGGGGCGGAGAACCAGATCAACGCCATCCCGCTGGATGACACGGTCACCTATGATCTCTACTCGCGGGCCAAGACTGTGGCGGTGTTCCAGGTGGAATCCACCGGCATGATGGACGCGCTGAAGCGCATGAAACCCACCTGTATCGAAGACATTGTGGCGCTGGTGGCGCTGTATCGTCCGGGCCCGATGGAGAACATCCCGGTCTATTGCGAGGTGAAGAACGGCCTGCGCAAGATCCAGTCGGTGCATCCGCTGATCGACCACATCCTTGAGGAAACCCAGGGCATCATCGTTTATCAGGAACAGGTGATGCAGATCGCCCAGGTGATGGCGAATTACACGCTGGGCGGCGCCGACCTGTTGCGTCGCGCCATGGGTAAAAAGATCAAGGAGGCGATGGACGCCGAGCGTCCGAAGTTTGAAAAAGGTGCAGCGGAAAACGGCGTTCCGGCCAAGAAGGCGTCGGAAGTTTTCGACCTGCTGGAGAAATTTGCCAACTACGGCTTCAACAAATCCCACGCGGCGGCCTATGCGGTGGTCAGCTATCAGACCGGCTGGCTGAAGGCGAACCACCCGGTGGAGTTCATGGCCGGCGTCATGAACTGCGATATCCATCTGACGGACAAGCTGGCGATCTACTTCGAAGAGGTCAAGAAAGGCCTGCGCCTGCCCTATGTACCGCCCTGTGTGAACCGCTCAGAGGCGACATTCAATGTGGTCAAGGGGGAGCTGGTCTATGCGCTGGGCGCGCTGAAAAACGTCGGGGTGGAGGCGATGCGTCTGGTGACCGCGGCGCGGCGTGAGAGCGGTGAGGACAAGCCCTTTGCCACGCTGTTTGATTTTGCCCGCCGGGTGGATCTGAAAAAGGTCGGCAAACGCCCGCTGGAGATGCTGGCGCGGGCCGGGGGCTTTGATCAGCTGGACCCCAATCGCCGTCGGGTGTTTGAAAGCCTCGGCGCGCTGGTGGATTATTCCTCCGCCGTCCATGACCAGCGCAATTCCAGTCAGGTGTCGTTGTTCGGTGAGGCGGGGGAGGATCTGCCAGAGCCGCGTCTACCCGGCACCCCGGACTGGCTGCCTGCTGAGCGGCTGTCGGAGGAGTTCAAGGCGATTGGGTTCTACCTCTCGGGTCATCCGCTGGACGACTATATGCCTGCGCTGAAACGCAAGGATGTGATGACGCTGGACGAGGTGACGGCCAAGGCGGAGCGCGGGCCGTTCATGGCCAAGATGGCCGGTGTTGTCGCCGGTCGGCAGGAGCGTAAATCGGCCCGCGGCAACCGCTTTGCCTTTGCCCAGCTGTCGGACACCAGCGGGGGCTATGAGGTCACGCTATTTTCTGAAGTGCTGGAGAAATCACGTGAATTTCTGGAAACCGGCGCCAAGGTGGTGATCACCGCAGAGGCCACGATGGAGAGCGATCAGCTGAAGCTCTTGGTGCGCTCTGTCGGGCCGGTGGATGCGGCGATTGCCGATGCGGGACGCAGTTCGCTGCGGGTCTATATCTCGCAGGCGAGCGCTGTGGCGACGGTGGCACAGGTGCTGGAGGATGCCAAATCCGCCGCCCGCAACGCCGCGCGAGGGGAGGTTTATATGTACCTGCAGGATCCCGGCCTGCCCGGTGATGTTGAGATGGATCTGGGCCAGCCCTTCCCCATCAACCCCCAGATCAAAGGCGCGCTGAAATCGCTGGACGGGGTGATGGATGTGGAGGAGATTTGA
- a CDS encoding sugar ABC transporter substrate-binding protein, protein MKKLLLGTALGFAAMSGSAFAAEGVTACLITKTDTNPFFVKMKEGAEAKAAELGMTLKSFAGKVDGDHETQVAAIETCIADGAKGILLTASDTSSIVPAVQQARDAGLVVIALDTPLEPIDSADATFATDNFLAGELIGKWAAASLGDEAANAKIAMLDLAVSQPTVGVLRDQGFLQGFGIDLGDPNKWGDETDPRIVGNDITAGNEEGGRRAMENLLAKDPMINVVYTINEPAAAGAYEALKAIGRENDVLIVSVDGGCPGVQNIKDGVIGATSQQYPLLMASKGIEAISAWASTGEKPAPTPGKAFFDTGVALVTDQPAEGVESINTDEGTNLCWG, encoded by the coding sequence ATGAAGAAATTGCTATTGGGAACCGCGCTTGGATTTGCGGCCATGTCTGGCAGCGCCTTTGCGGCGGAGGGCGTGACGGCCTGCCTGATCACCAAGACCGACACCAATCCGTTTTTCGTCAAGATGAAAGAGGGCGCCGAGGCCAAGGCGGCAGAGCTGGGCATGACGCTCAAAAGCTTTGCCGGGAAGGTGGATGGCGACCATGAAACCCAGGTTGCGGCGATTGAGACCTGTATCGCCGATGGGGCGAAGGGCATCCTGCTGACCGCCTCCGATACCTCGTCAATTGTGCCGGCGGTGCAGCAGGCGCGCGACGCTGGTCTGGTGGTGATTGCGCTGGATACCCCGCTGGAGCCGATTGATTCCGCCGATGCCACATTTGCCACCGACAATTTTCTGGCCGGTGAGCTGATCGGCAAATGGGCAGCAGCAAGCCTGGGCGATGAGGCGGCCAATGCAAAGATTGCCATGCTGGATCTTGCTGTCAGCCAGCCCACGGTGGGCGTGCTGCGCGATCAGGGATTCCTGCAGGGGTTTGGCATTGATCTGGGCGATCCCAACAAATGGGGCGACGAGACTGATCCGCGCATTGTCGGCAATGATATCACCGCAGGTAACGAAGAAGGCGGTCGCCGCGCGATGGAGAACCTGCTGGCCAAGGATCCGATGATCAATGTGGTCTATACGATCAATGAACCTGCCGCTGCGGGGGCCTATGAGGCGCTGAAGGCGATCGGGCGTGAAAATGACGTGCTGATCGTCTCTGTTGATGGCGGCTGCCCTGGTGTGCAGAACATCAAGGATGGTGTCATTGGCGCGACCTCGCAGCAATATCCGCTGCTGATGGCCTCCAAGGGGATCGAGGCGATCAGCGCCTGGGCCAGCACTGGCGAGAAACCAGCACCGACACCGGGCAAGGCGTTTTTTGACACCGGCGTGGCGCTGGTGACGGATCAGCCTGCTGAGGGCGTCGAGAGCATCAACACCGATGAGGGCACCAACCTCTGCTGGGGCTAA